From the Candidatus Sulfotelmatobacter sp. genome, the window CTCGAGGACATCGCCGCCACCACCAAGCGCCATCCGGCGGTGATGCGTGTGCGTGCGGGAGTGAGACGCGACGGCACCTTCACCGCCTACGACATGGACTGCGTGATGGACGGCGGTGCGTACGTGACGCTCTCGCCGGTGGTGCTGTCGCGCGGCGCGATCCACGCCGCCGGGCCCTATCGCTGGCCGGCGGCGCGGATCCGCGCCCGCGCCGTGGCCACCCACACACCTCCCAACGGCGCGTTCCGCGGTTTCGGTGCGCCGCAGACCCAGTTTGCGGTCGAGTGCCACGTCGATCGCATCGCGGCCGAGCTGGGAATCGACCCGCTCGAGTTGCGCCGTCACAACGCGCTCCGGATCGGCGATGCCACGCCGACCGGGCAGACGCTGCGGGAGAGCGTGAGCGCGGTCGAGTGCCTGGATCGAACCGCGCAGCTGGCCGGCTACCCTGCCAGGCGTGCCCGCTTCGATCGCCAGAACGTGGCGGCAGAGCGCGCGGAGAAGAGCGGCAGGGCGCGCGCGGATCGGCGCGCGCCGGCCCGCCGCCTGCGCCGCGGCATCGGTCTTGCGCTCGCCTACCACGGCGCCGGCTTCACGGGCAGCGGCGAAACCCGGCTCGCGTCGGTGGTGGCGCTGGACCTCGCGCCCGACGGGCGGCCGCGCGCCCGCGCTGCCAGCACCGAGATCGGCCAGGGCACCACCACGATCTTCGCGCAGATGGTGGCCGAGAGCCTCGGCGTCTCGCCCGGACTGGTGCGCATCCAGACTCCCGACACGCGCGAGGTGCCGAACAGCGGGCCCACGGTGGCTTCGCGCACCTGCATGGTGGTCGGTGGTTTGCTGGCGCGCTGCGGCACCCGCATGCGCGAGCGGCTCGAGCTATTCGCCGAGCGGCCGCTGCGGGGCGACGCCGACTTCCGAGCGGTGGCGCGCCGTTTCCTCGGGCAGCGCGGCGAGCTGCGACTCGAGGAGAAGTACGAGAAGCCGGCCTGGATCGAGTGGGACGACGAACACTATCGCGGCGACGCCTATCCGGTGTTCTCGTACGGCTCGTGCGCGGTCGAGGTCGAAGTGGACCTCGACACCGGCGAGACGCGCGTGGTCGACGTGGTGACCGCGCAGGACATCGGCAAGGCGATCCATCCGGTGCTGGCCGCCGGACAGATCGAGGGCGGGACGTTGCAGGCGCTGGGCTGGGCGCTGCTCGAGGAAGTGCGCTGGAAGGACGGCCGGGTCTGGAACCACCAGCTGACCAACTACATCATTCCCACTTCGGCCGACGCGCCGCCGATGAGAGTCGCAATTCTCGAACATCCGTTTTCGGGTGGCCCCTTCGGCGCCAAGGGCGTGGGCGAGCTGCCGATGGACGTGCCGGCGCCGGCGGTGATCGCGGCCATCGCGCAGGCCACGGGCCGGCGGCTCGATGCGATTCCCGCGACACCCGAGCGCGTGCTGCGCGCGCTCGCGGCCGGGGCCGGGCGGTGAGCGAGACCTTCCGCATCACGCTCCACGTCAACGGCCGGCGCCGTCGAGTCACGGCGCCGCCGATGAAGCGCCTGCTCGACGTGCTGCGCGAGGATTGCGGGCTCAGCGGCGCCAAGGAGGGCTGCGGCGAGGGCGAATGCGGAGCGTGCAGCGTGCTGATCGACGGCCGCTCGGTGTGCTCGTGCCTGGTGTCGGCCGCGCAGGCCGAGGGTTCGCGCATCACGACCGTCGAAGGGCTGGCGAAGGGCGCCACCCTGTCGCGCCTGCAGCGCGAGTTCGTCGAACACGGCGCCGCGCAATGCGGCATCTGCACCCCGGGCATGCTGATCACTTCCACCGAACTGCTGCGGCGCTCGCGCGGTCGCGTTCCGAGCGAAGACGAGGTGCGCGAGGCGCTGGCCGGGAATCTCTGCCGCTGCACCGGCTACCAGAAGATCGTGGACGCGGTGCGCGCGGCGGCACGCGGCGGCACGCGGCCACGCGCGGCGGCGCGCTCGCGCGGCCGGAAGCCACGCGCGCGATGAGATCCGCGCTCTCGGCGCTCGAGCTCTCGAGGCCGCGCCGGCTCGATGAAGCGCTCGAGCTGATGGCGATGCGCGACCGCCCCACGCCGCTGGCCGGCGGCACCGATCTCTACGTCTATCTCAACGCCGGCACGCTCTCCGCCACGCGCTTCATGGACGTGACGCGTGTCGCCGAGCTGAAACGCCTGCGAGTGGCGCGCGAGGCGGTGACGATCGGCGGCGGCGTCACGTTTCGCGAGCTTCGCGAGCATGCCGCGATCCGGCGGCGATTTCCTTCGCTGGCGGCCGCGGCCGCGGAGGTCGGCGCGTGGCAGATCCAGAACCGCGCCACCCTCGCCGGCAATGTCGCCAACGCCTCGCCGGCCGGGGATTCGCTGCCCGTGCTGCTCGCTCATGACGCGGTGGTGCAGGTCCGATCGCTGCGCGGCGGCCGCGACATCCCGTTCGCCGAGCTCTATCGGGGCTATCGGGACCTCGCGCTCGAGCCCGACGAGCTGATTACGGCGATTACGCTGCCCGAGCCGCCGCGCGGCGCTCGCGCATTCTTCCGCAAAGTGGGAACGCGGCGAGCGCAGAGCATCTCGAAGGTGGTGTTCGCAGGAGTGATCGCGCTGGAGCGCGGGCGCGTGACGCACGCGCGTCTGGCCTACGGCAGCATGGCGCCGGTGCCGGCGCGCGCGCGGCATGCGGAAGCAGCGCTGCTGGGTCGCGCGCTCACCACGGCGGCGGCCGCCGAAGCTCGAGAATCGCTGGCCCGGGACCTCGTTCCAATCGACGACATCCGCTCGGATCGGGAGTACCGCATGAACGTCGCCGGCAACCTGCTCGAGCGGTTCCTGCATCCGCTCCTGAAGCCGGCCTGAACTCGCCCCACGCTCGTGATCGAGAGGGCGGCGGACTCTCGCGGCGCAGCTTTCCGTTCAGCCCCGCCCGGCGATTGCCGATAAACCTCCGCAAGGAAGCCGCGCGTCTTCGGGCGCGCGAAGGATGGCCGTCCGGAGGCGCCGAGTCGGACGGCACGTCGGGAGACGGCGGGAGGGATACGGAATGTCCGA encodes:
- a CDS encoding xanthine dehydrogenase family protein subunit M, coding for MRSALSALELSRPRRLDEALELMAMRDRPTPLAGGTDLYVYLNAGTLSATRFMDVTRVAELKRLRVAREAVTIGGGVTFRELREHAAIRRRFPSLAAAAAEVGAWQIQNRATLAGNVANASPAGDSLPVLLAHDAVVQVRSLRGGRDIPFAELYRGYRDLALEPDELITAITLPEPPRGARAFFRKVGTRRAQSISKVVFAGVIALERGRVTHARLAYGSMAPVPARARHAEAALLGRALTTAAAAEARESLARDLVPIDDIRSDREYRMNVAGNLLERFLHPLLKPA
- a CDS encoding (2Fe-2S)-binding protein; its protein translation is MSETFRITLHVNGRRRRVTAPPMKRLLDVLREDCGLSGAKEGCGEGECGACSVLIDGRSVCSCLVSAAQAEGSRITTVEGLAKGATLSRLQREFVEHGAAQCGICTPGMLITSTELLRRSRGRVPSEDEVREALAGNLCRCTGYQKIVDAVRAAARGGTRPRAAARSRGRKPRAR
- a CDS encoding xanthine dehydrogenase family protein molybdopterin-binding subunit; the encoded protein is MKRSSVRRTRATTLRRPSAVGVSIPKLEAPDKVTGRALYVDDLRVPGMLHGRTVRSTIAHGRIKRIQLDPAFDWRDLVVADHRDIPGENVVALIEDDQPLLAVEEIRHADEPILLLAHEDAERVEAATRAVKIEYETLEPVLTVEDSLAKRALIHGDDNVFKEILIERGDLEAGFASADRIVEGEYRVGHQEHIYIENNGMIAERTPEGGLLLRGSLQCPYYVHHAVLRAFHLPAEKVRVIQTVTGGGFGGKEEYPSMIGAHAALLAWKSGRPVKIMYDRLEDIAATTKRHPAVMRVRAGVRRDGTFTAYDMDCVMDGGAYVTLSPVVLSRGAIHAAGPYRWPAARIRARAVATHTPPNGAFRGFGAPQTQFAVECHVDRIAAELGIDPLELRRHNALRIGDATPTGQTLRESVSAVECLDRTAQLAGYPARRARFDRQNVAAERAEKSGRARADRRAPARRLRRGIGLALAYHGAGFTGSGETRLASVVALDLAPDGRPRARAASTEIGQGTTTIFAQMVAESLGVSPGLVRIQTPDTREVPNSGPTVASRTCMVVGGLLARCGTRMRERLELFAERPLRGDADFRAVARRFLGQRGELRLEEKYEKPAWIEWDDEHYRGDAYPVFSYGSCAVEVEVDLDTGETRVVDVVTAQDIGKAIHPVLAAGQIEGGTLQALGWALLEEVRWKDGRVWNHQLTNYIIPTSADAPPMRVAILEHPFSGGPFGAKGVGELPMDVPAPAVIAAIAQATGRRLDAIPATPERVLRALAAGAGR